Part of the Candidatus Korarchaeota archaeon NZ13-K genome, CGGAGCCCTCGGCACACAGCAGCGTGTGCTGGAACTCAGCCCACGATGAACCTATCTATGCAGGAGATCCTGAAGTTGAGGGGCTCGGGGAGGTCCTCCCTCACCCCCACCCTGGGGGATCTCGAGATGCAATCCCGACCCACGCTCACGCCAACCGCGAGCCGAAGCTCCTTATCGCAACGGCAAAGGAAGGCCTTATGGTGACGCTTGTCCACCCTGAGGTACCTGGTGACACGCCCCGGGCCCCATATGGGATCATCAACGGGCTTCAAGGTTTCCGGATCGACGGGGACTATGCCCCTTATGAGGACGGCTCCCGCCTCCCCATCCTCGTGAGCCACCACGTTGAGGAGCCACTCCCTGTGAACCCCGTAAACGAGGGCCGTGCAGGGCTCCCCATACATGGTCCTCGCGAGATCCCCTCCCTTCCTGGCCCTGGACGCGGGATCCTCGGGGCCGAAGTAGGGTTCGACCTCAGTGACCATGCCCGCTACCCACTCGGCCCCGTTCAGGACGACCTTGCCGAGCAGCTCGACGGCCACCAGATCGGGCCTCCTGCGGAAGAAGTCACGCTCCAGTACGGCAGGCTTCGACATTGCACCGCTCACCCGGAGCTTTCGTTAGGCACCAGTGAGGTGCCCTTGATGGTGATCCACGGCCACAAGCATAAAAAAAGCTGAGGAGGTTCACTTGAGCTTGTACTTCCCGTCGCCCGTCTTCTCTATCTTCCCGGCCTTCTCAAGCCTGGTCAGCTGGCCCTTCACAACACCCTCCTTCGCCCCCGTGGCCTTCACGAGCTCACTCAGGGACTTCGGACCGGACTTGAGCT contains:
- a CDS encoding ArsR family transcriptional regulator, whose translation is MGVKDKILEQLKSGPKSLSELVKATGAKEGVVKGQLTRLEKAGKIEKTGDGKYKLK
- a CDS encoding DNA-3-methyladenine glycosylase — protein: MSKPAVLERDFFRRRPDLVAVELLGKVVLNGAEWVAGMVTEVEPYFGPEDPASRARKGGDLARTMYGEPCTALVYGVHREWLLNVVAHEDGEAGAVLIRGIVPVDPETLKPVDDPIWGPGRVTRYLRVDKRHHKAFLCRCDKELRLAVGVSVGRDCISRSPRVGVREDLPEPLNFRISCIDRFIVG